In Geopsychrobacter electrodiphilus DSM 16401, a single window of DNA contains:
- a CDS encoding response regulator gives MGKILIAEDSDTELAFLNEILKETNHELTITRDGLEAEAAAKAGKFDLIILDVIMPGKNGFQVCRTLKKDPAFKDTPIILLTSKSENSDKFWGMKQGAEEYITKPYNPVDLLLAIRQHMGAN, from the coding sequence ATGGGAAAAATACTGATAGCAGAAGACAGTGATACAGAGTTGGCATTCTTAAATGAAATTTTGAAAGAGACCAACCATGAATTGACCATCACCCGTGATGGTCTTGAGGCCGAAGCTGCCGCTAAGGCCGGTAAATTCGACCTGATCATTCTTGACGTCATTATGCCTGGCAAAAACGGATTTCAGGTCTGTCGCACCCTCAAGAAAGACCCTGCCTTCAAAGACACACCGATAATCCTGCTGACCTCCAAGTCTGAAAACAGTGACAAGTTCTGGGGGATGAAGCAAGGGGCAGAAGAATACATCACTAAACCTTATAACCCTGTCGATCTGCTACTGGCTATAAGGCAACACATGGGAGCAAATTGA
- a CDS encoding MATE family efflux transporter, giving the protein MNRPPLRLREISLFFFPLLLNVQLMSLSHTIINATLARYTDYITALAGMSVAMVVHLFIASPSYQNHTVTITMVRGRQSLRGVLIFVALVAVYVSIMLALIAYTRLGDLLLINLLGVPPAIAQAARAALQLLALLPIFTGLRGFFQGLVIQARRTSLISLATGIRVAALLGYLALGQRWFAGAQLGAFALVSCVVTETLLMAYFAWRVHLPLTVNPQGEKTSREVLRYAFPLAYSSCLQQTIPLLINSILGRLPDAPMALAAFGVIRGFLFLLAGPMRNLQQAYLSLVKTTADNHQLQRFAAMVALGLGLLVALVAGPAAQLILGQALGVKPGLLNYLRLPLAACALFPLLYAVTNLLRGWFAGADKTDLLGYSTLFKCSFLLLIWWPILRFQPPVSGITIGISLLLAAEAIEAVYLSVQRQRQVDLKPLPPLE; this is encoded by the coding sequence ATGAACCGTCCGCCCCTGCGTCTGCGCGAAATTTCCCTGTTCTTTTTCCCGCTGCTGCTTAATGTGCAGCTGATGAGCCTGTCGCACACCATTATCAACGCGACTCTCGCCCGTTATACGGATTACATCACTGCTCTCGCCGGCATGTCGGTAGCAATGGTCGTTCACCTGTTTATCGCCTCGCCATCCTACCAGAACCACACAGTCACCATCACAATGGTGAGGGGGCGTCAATCGTTGCGCGGTGTGCTGATCTTCGTCGCTCTGGTTGCAGTCTACGTCTCGATAATGCTCGCCTTGATCGCCTATACCCGATTAGGAGATCTGCTCCTGATCAACCTGCTCGGTGTGCCCCCCGCCATTGCCCAGGCCGCGCGCGCGGCCTTGCAACTCCTGGCGTTACTCCCCATATTCACCGGTCTGCGCGGGTTTTTTCAGGGGTTGGTCATCCAGGCACGCCGAACCTCACTGATCTCTCTCGCGACCGGCATTCGGGTTGCGGCGTTACTCGGCTATCTGGCCCTGGGACAGCGCTGGTTTGCCGGCGCCCAGCTCGGCGCCTTTGCCCTGGTCAGCTGTGTTGTCACCGAAACCCTGCTGATGGCCTACTTTGCCTGGCGAGTCCATCTGCCCCTGACCGTCAACCCCCAGGGTGAAAAAACTTCTCGCGAAGTCCTGCGTTACGCCTTTCCCCTCGCCTACTCTTCGTGCCTGCAGCAGACCATTCCGCTGCTGATCAACTCGATCCTCGGGCGGCTGCCGGATGCGCCCATGGCGCTCGCTGCTTTCGGCGTAATCCGCGGCTTTCTGTTTCTGCTTGCAGGCCCGATGCGGAATCTGCAACAGGCCTATCTGAGTCTGGTGAAAACAACAGCAGACAACCACCAGTTGCAGCGCTTTGCCGCCATGGTTGCACTCGGGCTGGGACTGCTGGTAGCCCTCGTCGCGGGCCCCGCAGCCCAACTCATTCTTGGTCAAGCCCTCGGGGTTAAACCAGGTTTGCTCAACTATCTGCGTCTGCCCCTTGCAGCCTGCGCCCTCTTCCCCTTGCTGTACGCGGTCACGAACCTGCTGCGTGGCTGGTTTGCCGGCGCGGACAAGACTGATCTTCTCGGCTACTCTACCCTGTTCAAATGCAGTTTTTTACTACTGATCTGGTGGCCGATCCTGCGCTTTCAGCCCCCGGTGTCTGGAATTACCATCGGCATTTCGCTGTTGCTCGCCGCAGAAGCCATTGAAGCCGTCTACCTGAGCGTTCAGCGTCAGCGTCAAGTTGATCTCAAGCCTCTGCCGCCATTAGAATAG
- a CDS encoding HAD family hydrolase, protein MAQTCLLFDLDGTLVDSLPDLTTAINLLRADLGLPPLAVSRVRSYIGDGATALVRRALPEGAYDPEKLERFLSHYHQHLCELSTPYPGIPEMLENLGSCLMAVVTNKPHQMAIDLIDALGLARYFQLVLGGDSCSTKKPDPAPLLETLRQLHTSPKNSLMIGDHHTDLRAAKAAGIPACFCTWGYGNQGGDTPDYCVSSVAELGRLLVSR, encoded by the coding sequence ATGGCCCAAACCTGTCTGCTCTTCGATCTGGACGGTACCCTGGTCGATTCGCTCCCTGACCTGACAACCGCGATCAACCTGCTGCGGGCTGACCTCGGTCTGCCACCCCTTGCCGTATCCCGGGTCCGCTCCTATATCGGCGATGGTGCCACCGCCCTGGTGCGACGTGCGCTCCCGGAGGGAGCCTATGACCCCGAGAAACTCGAACGGTTTCTCAGTCACTATCATCAACACCTCTGTGAGCTGAGCACCCCCTACCCGGGCATCCCGGAGATGCTCGAAAATCTTGGTTCCTGCCTAATGGCGGTAGTAACCAATAAACCGCATCAGATGGCCATCGACCTGATCGACGCCCTCGGTCTCGCGCGCTATTTTCAGCTCGTCCTCGGTGGTGACAGCTGCTCGACCAAAAAACCTGACCCCGCACCCTTGCTTGAAACTCTGCGTCAATTACACACCAGCCCGAAAAACAGCCTGATGATCGGGGATCACCACACCGATCTGCGCGCGGCAAAAGCCGCTGGCATCCCTGCCTGCTTCTGCACCTGGGGCTACGGTAATCAAGGTGGTGACACCCCCGACTATTGCGTATCCTCCGTCGCGGAGCTTGGGCGCCTACTGGTCAGTAGATGA